A section of the Budorcas taxicolor isolate Tak-1 chromosome 17, Takin1.1, whole genome shotgun sequence genome encodes:
- the MIF gene encoding macrophage migration inhibitory factor, producing MPMFVVNTNVPRASVPDGLLSELTQQLAQATGKPAQYIAVHVVPDQLMTFGGSSEPCALCSLHSIGKIGGAQNRSYSKLLCGLLTERLRISPDRIYINFCDMSAANVGWNGSTFA from the exons ATGCCGATGTTCGTGGTGAACACCAACGTGCCCCGCGCCTCCGTGCCGGACGGGCTCCTCTCCGAGCTCACGCAGCAGCTGGCGCAGGCCACGGGCAAGCCGGCGCAG TACATCGCGGTGCACGTGGTCCCAGACCAGCTCATGACCTTCGGGGGCTCCAGCGAGCCCTGCGCGCTCTGCAGCCTGCACAGCATCGGCAAGATCGGCGGCGCGCAGAACCGCTCCTACAGCAAGCTGCTGTGCGGCCTGCTGACCGAGCGCCTGCGCATTAGCCCGGACAG GATCTACATCAACTTCTGCGACATGAGCGCGGCCAACGTGGGCTGGAACGGCTCCACCTTCGCCTGA
- the SLC2A11 gene encoding solute carrier family 2, facilitated glucose transporter member 11, producing the protein MPGLQPETRSPIRGSAGDGQMRALRRLAQGRVLLLTICAAGIGGTFQFGYNLSIINAPTLHIQEFTNETWQTRTGQPLPNHLVLLVWSLIVSLYPLGGLLGALLAGPLAVTLGRKKSLLVNNVFVLAAAALFGFSRRAGSFEMIMLGRLLVGISAGVGMNVQPMYLGESAPKELRGAVAMTSAIFTAVGLVMGQVVGLRELLGGPQAWPLLLASCLVPGALQLASLPLLPESPRYLLIDCGDPAACRAALRRLRGPADLAGELAELEQERAVCRGGRARRPRELFRERALRRQVAGLVVLGGAMELCGNDAMYAYASAVFSQAGIPQDKIQYAAIGTGGCELLATLLSCLVIERAGRRVLLTGGYGLMTCWGSVFTVALCLQGSFSWTPYLAMACIFAFILSFGIGPAGVTGILATELFDQMARPAAYMVCGALMWTMLFLVGLLFPFLVEGLSHFIYVPFLCVCVCAAVYSGIFLPETRGKSFVEISEELHRLNFPGRSRGPAWAGPEVVQSTEL; encoded by the exons gCTCAGGGCAGGGTCCTGCTCCTGACCATCTGTGCGGCTGGTATTGGTGGAACTTTCCAGTTCGGCTACAACCTCTCCATTATCAATGCTCCGACCTTG CACATTCAGGAATTCACCAATGAGACGTGGCAGACGCGAACCGGCCAGCCGCTGCCCAACCACCTGGTCCTGCTCGTGTGGTCCCTCATCGTGTCCCTGTATCCCCTCGGGGGCCTCCTGGGAGCGCTGCTCGCTGGGCCCCTGGCTGTCACGCTGGGAAG GAAGAAGTCCCTGCTGGTGAACAACGTCTTCGTGCTGGCCGCCGCAGCGCTGTTTGGCTTCAGCCGCAGAGCGGGCTCCTTCGAGATGATCATGCTGGGAAGACTGCTCGTGGGCATCAGCGCAG GTGTAGGCATGAACGTCCAGCCCATGTACCTGGGGGAGAGCGCCCCCAAGGAGCTCCGAGGGGCTGTGGCCATGACCTCCGCCATCTTCACCGCCGTGGGGCTCGTGATGGGTCAGGTGGTTGGACTCAG GGAGCTCCTGGGTGGCCCGCAGGCCTGGCCCCTGCTGCTGGCCAGCTGCCTGGTGCCCGGGGCGCTCCagctggcctccctgcccctgctcccTGAAAGCCCGCGCTACCTGCTCATTGACTGTGGAGACCCTGCGGCCTGTCGGGCAG cgcTTCGGCGGCTGCGGGGCCCCGCGGACCTGGCCGGGGAGCTGGCCGAGCTGGAGCAGGAGCGCGCCGTCTGCCGGGGCGGGCGCGCGCGGCGCCCGCGGGAGCTGTTCCGGGAGCGCGCGCTGCGGCGGCAGGTGGCCGGCCTGGTGGTGCTGGGCGGAGCCATGGAGCTGTGCGGGAACGACGCG ATGTACGCCTACGCGTCGGCCGTGTTCAGCCAGGCAGGGATCCCGCAGGACAAGATCCAGTACGCGGCCATCGGGACCGGGGGCTGCGAGCTGCTGGCGACGCTGCTCAGC TGCCTGGTGATTGAGAGGGCGGGCCGGCGGGTGCTGCTGACTGGGGGCTACGGCCTGATGACCTGCTGGGGGAGCGTCTTCACGGTGGCCCTGTGCCTCCAG GGCTCCTTCTCCTGGACGCCCTACCTGGCCATGGCCTGCATCTTCGCCTTCATCCTCAGCTTTGGCATCGGCCCTG CCGGGGTGACCGGGATCCTGGCCACGGAGCTGTTTGACCAGATGGCCCGGCCTGCCGCCTACATGGTCTGCGGGGCACTCATGTGGACCATGCTCTTCCTCGTGGGGCTGCTGTTCCCCTTCCTCGTG GAGGGCTTGTCCCACTTCATCTATGTGCCTTTCCTCTGTGTCTGCGTCTGCGCGGCCGTGTACTCGGGCATCTTCCTCCCCGAGACCAGAGGCAAGAGCTTCGTGGAGATCTCGGAGGAGCTGCACAGACTCAACTTCCCAGGGAGGAGCCGAGGCCCAGCGTGGGCCGGCCCCGAGGTCGTCCAGTCCACGGAGCTGTAG